The Pan troglodytes isolate AG18354 chromosome 15, NHGRI_mPanTro3-v2.0_pri, whole genome shotgun sequence genomic sequence cgcacctgtaatcccagttactcgggaggctgaggcaggagaattgcctgaacctgggaggtggaagttgcggtgagctgagatcatgccattgcactccagcctgggcaacaagagcaaaagtctgtctcaaaataaaaaataaaaaaggccgagcacagtggctcatgcttgtaatcccagcactttgggaggccgaggcaggtggatcacgaggtcaagagatcgagactatcctggccaacatggtgaaatcccgtctctactaaaaataccaaaattagccagggatggtggcacgtgtttgtagtcccagctactcgggagtctgaggcaggataatctcttgaacccgggaggcagaggttgtagtgagctgagattgcaccactgcactcctacctggcaacagagcgagactgtctcaaaaaataataaataaatgaaataaaatgaaatagagtaGTAATGTGTCTAGGAGCTTATTCTGGGTTATCATACCTCACCCTTGAAGATGATGGACATATTTTAGGATAATTAAGCTACAATGTATATGAAATGGAAGAGAGGAGCTAGAGACTGGTTCTTCCCTTATTCCTATCACAGTATTTGCACAAGGTGATGCAGACCATCTCTAACACTTGCCTTTTCTCTCACTTCTACTTGTAGATGGCCGCCCTGCTCCCCCAATGAAAGGCCAGCTTCGAAGAAAAGCTGAAAGGGAGACGTTTGCAGTGAGTGGTTAGAGCAACAGCCAGGGCTACCTGGAAGGAGAACATTTAAATCATAATTTGTCTTGAGCTGTGTTGCACCTAAGCAAACATGTACCCCTCATACAGAGGTTTTATTAATAACAgccaaaggttttttttgtttttgtttttgttttttgtgagacggagtttcgctcttgatgcccaggctggagtgcaatggcgctatctcagctcacttcaacctactcccgggttcaagtgattctccagcctcagcctcctgagtagctgggattacacacatgtgccaccacgcccagctaactttgtatttttagtagagatagggtttttctatgttggtcagactggtcttgaactccccacctcaggtgatctgcctgcctcagcctcccaaagtgctgggattacaggtgtgggccaccgtgcctggccccagccaAAGGTTTTAATAGCACTgtgagaagggaggaagagagtggGGCACTCCCAGGACAGGAACCAGTAGTAGAATCCTGCTGCACATTTTGCTGTCTCCCTCTGCTTCCCAAGCCAGAACTCGCTCCCACTGGGGAGTCAGCAGcgtcattttccagatgaaaccTCTGAATTTGTAAGTGGAAGGATATATAGTATAGCGCTGAAGTCCCAGATGTTATCCACACTGTTTTCCTGTCTGTTTCAGAGACGAGTTGTACTGCTGTCACAGGAAATGGACGCTGGATTACAAGCATGGCAGCTCAGGCAGCAGAAGTTGCAGGAAGAACAAACGAAGCAGGAAAATGCTCTTAAACCCAAAGGGGCTTCACTGAAGAGCCCACTTCCAAGTCAATAAAAAGCaactcctgcctcccttcctcaccCTGTCTCTGGATTTCTTTTCTGTCACCTAGATGCTTCATCCAGCCAGAAGATAGCCTTCACGTTCCCCATCTGTCTTCAGAGCAAAAGAGCTGGGACACCAAGAACAAGCTGTTAGATCACTGCCTGGGAGGCTTGGCTTAGTACCCTCATCTCTGGTTCCATTCCAGTTCACCTAAgtcttgctttaaaatttttacctcctagctgggtgcggtggctcacgcctgtaatcccagcactttgggaggctgaggcgggcagatcacaagatcaggagttcgagaccagcctggccaacccagcctggtcaacatggtgaaaccctgtccctactaaagatacaaacaattagccgggcatggtggggtgcacttgtaatcccagctactcaggaggctgaggcaggagaatcgcttaaactcgggaggtagaggttgcagtgagccaaggtcgcaccattgcactccaacctgggcgacagggcgagactccatctcaaaaaaaaaaaaaaaaattacctccttTGCAGGCCATAGGACTAGCCCAACTATGAGAAATAGCTGTTCTGTGAACATGAAAAGGGGACAGCAGTTTCCCCAGTTCTGGCCAGGCAGTCAAGCCTTTAACAGCTCACGCACAGTTTAGGCCATGTACAGCTGGCATCtaataaatgttttcatgaaAAAGATTTTCTAGCCAAGGTCCGTTTTTTGGCAAGCATCTGGTGTCAGTCTTCCTAACATTCAGATATGTGGTCCAGGAGGTTACCCCCACTGggaaggctgatgtgggaagaATCATACCTGGGTGTTGCATGTTCTGCCGAGAGTGGGGTTCTGAGGTCTCCATGGTTCTGTCTGCATTCCAGAGATTGGTTGAAGAGGGGCCTGTACCTCCCAACCCCAGCTTGTGTAGGAAAGCCCTACATAAGGGCTCAGCCCTCAGTCACTGTGGGGTAGGTAGCTGTTTAATAATACACACCATATACCTCCCACAAACCTGGAGGCTCCACAGGACCTGaaaagcttttcattttattgatcatGAATCTGAGGGCAAAAGACCTTTGTTTTCATTACAATACTGAGCACTAGACTTCTATTCTTCTGCCACAGAAGTGCATCCCTAGGATTTCTGGAGCTTCCTACCTGACCTAATTTCTGTCCACCCTCCTCTAttccttcctttgctttcttctcccttcctcctcgcACTACCTCCGTCCTCTCTCACTGGCCAAATGCAATTCTTGGATCTTAGATTTCGCTGATAGTCTAGTTTTCTGTCTCCCACACTTTTCCTGCTTCTGTTGTGCTTCTTTTCCAGACCTGTCTAGTTCCCAACTCATCTGTCTCCCTTTCTCACGGTCAGCTTTATCCTGCCCTCTCCCTTCCCTACATACCTCCACCTTTTGTTCTGAGTCCAGCAAGTCCCTAAAGGAGATTATAACTCTTTAAGAATTGCCTCCTTTTTCAGTGTAGAGGTGGAACTAAACCCCAGAGTCCCAACTCCCAATCCCTTCTTTTACAATAATTTCACCCAACTTGATTTGCTTTCCCCCAGATCCCACGGCCTTGTACCCTTTTCCTCCCAGCGAGTTCCAATTAAAGGTGCAGCCACATTACAAATGACAATAAAGGAATCACCTTTGTCTTTCTACAAAGGTTGGAGCCACAGATCCAGTATGGTTGTGGGGTTTGTTGTTGGTAGTTGTTGGGTTATAGTTTGGATTTTTTAGCAGCAGAGGGAGGGACATAGACAGTTGTCTACAGGGCCCAGAAGATAACCCCCTATTAGTAAACTGGCCCCTTCTCCCTCTGCAGGTCTCATGGGCATGGAAGAAGACCCCACCACCATCCCACACTCTGAGCTCCTCGTTGCCCCTAGCCACATAGCCCCCAATAATTCCCACCCTGAGGTGAGACAAATGCTGAATATCAGAGGAATCAAGCCACTCAGAATATGCTTATAGGGACAGAGTCTCCCACATCCCGTCCCCTGGATCCCCCTACAGCCCCCTGCTGTCCATCGCGGCCTCAACCCCTGCAGATGGCAGCCTGCACCACAAAAAGGCAACttagaggtgtttttttttttgtttgtttttttttttccttccagttcTTGGTTGTAATTGGATTCAGGCTAAAACAACCACGTCCCCAACCAGGAAAGGAGGGCACTGGGGCGGGGACGGAGGAGAGGctgtgggagaagggagggaccagaggagagagcgagagagggatCCAGACCCCAGTTCGCCGACTAAGCAGAAGAAAGATCAAAAACCGGAAAAGAGGAGAAGAGCAAACAGGCACTTTGAGGAACAATCCCTTTAACTCCAAGCCGACAGCGGTCTAGGAATTCAAGTTCAGTGCCTACCGAAGACAAAGGCGCCCCGAGGGAGTGGCGGTGCGACCCCAGGGCGTGGGCCCGGCCGCGGAGCCCACACTGCCCGGCTGACCCGGTGGTCTCGGACCATGTCTCCCGCCCCAAGACCCTCCCGTTGTCTCCTGCTCCCCCTGCTCACGCTCGGCACCGCGCTCGCCTCCCTCGGCTCGGCCCAAAGCAGCAGCTTCAGCCCCGAAGTAAGTGAGCTTCCCGGCCCTTCCCGGAGTCGCGCCCGCCGGGAGGCGAGCCCGGGGGTCTCCTAGGGGACAGCCTCTATTCGGAGAGGAGGGCTTTTGGGATCTCCGCTGCTCAGGCCTGCAGGATtccccctccctttctttttcctcttcgtCTCCAAACTTCCAGATCGATCCAACTTTTGCCCGCTTCCAAccagctgcccccaccccctgcGCCGCCGACTCTCCTTcccattccttcttttttcccaGTCCTTGGAAGAACTTTACAACTGGGGCGAACTCCCCCCTCCCCAATTCCCTTGGGCTCTGCGCTCAGCTCTGGAACCGCCTGATAAACATTTGGACTCCGCTCAAACCCCGCGCTGTCCCGGCTCCTCGTCATGCGCGAGAGTTTGTTGTTTCTTCGACTTCCCAGCTCTCCAGCGCTCTCCCGCCGGCGCGCCCTCCGATGGGCGCTTCGGCCTCCCCGGGTGGCCCAGGCCTTCAGCGGACGCGTCTGCGGCCAGGTGGGGGTCAAGGGTGGACGGCCGAGCGTCCAGGGCCACAGCCCCCGTGTCCCCGAGAGGACCCCGCTGTGTCCCTACCCGCATCCCTGGCGTCGAGGGTCGCAGCGCCGGCGCGCTGGCCGCGTTTCCGTACACACAAAGCTCTCCTTGTGAGCCGGGCCATCGGCCGGGTCGCTGCCTCCCCCTATCCCCACCCGCGTCGGCGCCTTCAGGCCCTTTTTGTTGTTAATAGTTTTTCTGTGTTAACTGCAGGGAGCCTGGGGGCGTCGCTTGGGGAATGGGGAGAGGGTCTGGTCCGGGGTGCCCTCACGTCGCGGCTGGCTCGggcgccccccacccccaccccggcccAGACGGTGGCCCACCGGGCCCCAGAGGAAGCTGCGTGGGAGTTGTTTGAGGaggtttttcctctctctctcttattttggGGTGAAGGTGGGAGACGGATTTAATGAGCTTCTTATTTTGGGCCATCTCaacccactcagcctggcaagGGCCTGGGTGCGGTCGGGAGGGGCCAGGAAGGGCCCTAGAAGGGGGATGGGATATGGGTTTGGCTTCTCCGCCCTGGTCCCACCCCGGAGAAAACTCTTTGGAAAGAATACTGTCTTCTCTCTCCGTCCCTGAAAGGGTCTGGGGCCGACTGGAAAAGTATGGCCCCAGGAATGGGGGTGGAAGACGAAACGTGGAGTGCTCAGAGACCAGGGAGAGTAAAAACCTGCCCTGGTGCTGGAGGCTGAGCCTGACTGTCCGGGAGGAGTCGTCCTCTTCCCAGGCCTAGAGTCCTCTGAGACCTGAAAGGGAGCGCCCCTAACAAAATGAGCCTGAGCATCTGGGGAGCTGCCGACCGCCAACTTCACTGCCTTGCCTTTTTTCCCTCCCCTGCTTTGCTGGGTCCCCCAGGGGAGGGGCGGCTGCCCTGGCTCCGTTTTAATTG encodes the following:
- the MRPL52 gene encoding large ribosomal subunit protein mL52 isoform X1 translates to MAALGTVLFTGVRRLHCSAAAWAGGQWRLQQGLAANPSGYGPLTELPDWSYADGRPAPPMKGQLRRKAERETFARRVVLLSQEMDAGLQAWQLRQQKLQEEQTKQENALKPKGASLKSPLPSQ
- the MRPL52 gene encoding large ribosomal subunit protein mL52 isoform X2 yields the protein MAALGTVLFSVRRLHCSAAAWAGGQWRLQQGLAANPSGYGPLTELPDWSYADGRPAPPMKGQLRRKAERETFARRVVLLSQEMDAGLQAWQLRQQKLQEEQTKQENALKPKGASLKSPLPSQ
- the MRPL52 gene encoding large ribosomal subunit protein mL52 isoform X6, producing MKGQLRRKAERETFARRVVLLSQEMDAGLQAWQLRQQKLQEEQTKQENALKPKGASLKSPLPSQ
- the MRPL52 gene encoding large ribosomal subunit protein mL52 isoform X4, coding for MAALGTVLFSVRRLHCSAAAWAGGQWRLQQGLAANPSGYGPLTELPDWSYADGRPAPPMKGQLRRKAERETFAVSETSCTAVTGNGRWITSMAAQAAEVAGRTNEAGKCS
- the MRPL52 gene encoding large ribosomal subunit protein mL52 isoform X3 — its product is MAALGTVLFTGVRRLHCSAAAWAGGQWRLQQGLAANPSGYGPLTELPDWSYADGRPAPPMKGQLRRKAERETFAVSETSCTAVTGNGRWITSMAAQAAEVAGRTNEAGKCS